One genomic segment of Hyphomicrobiales bacterium includes these proteins:
- a CDS encoding thioesterase has protein sequence MESLTYKGCVYPWHCDHIGHMNIAWYVGKFDEANWNLFANLGLTPSYLRSETRGMAAVQQNITYKRELMAGDIVEVKSRVLEVKEKSMRFVHEMRNGETGEVAALCELTAVHVDRLERKAMPFPTEIRDRIIAAVSLKA, from the coding sequence TGGCACTGTGACCACATCGGCCACATGAACATTGCATGGTACGTCGGCAAGTTCGACGAGGCCAATTGGAACCTCTTTGCGAACCTCGGCCTGACGCCCTCGTATTTGCGGAGCGAAACCCGCGGCATGGCCGCAGTGCAGCAGAACATCACCTACAAGCGCGAGCTGATGGCCGGCGACATTGTGGAGGTCAAAAGCCGCGTTCTCGAGGTCAAGGAGAAGTCGATGCGTTTCGTGCACGAGATGCGCAACGGGGAGACTGGAGAAGTGGCGGCGCTTTGCGAGCTGACGGCCGTTCACGTCGATCGTCTCGAGCGCAAAGCCATGCCTTTCCCAACGGAAATCCGCGACAGGATCATCGCGGCGGTGTCCCTGAAAGCCTAG